Proteins from a genomic interval of Paenibacillus sp. FSL R5-0623:
- a CDS encoding thiamine phosphate synthase yields the protein MCFHSIHAWKEMNSTVFSHEHVHGSFELHVVSTGAGDQASFVKAAKDVWPWVDYIHIREKQLTWQDKIGWAESLLSIGVPSCRIVINGSELPPQNDIYGGVHWGQDAIRNYNPAVISNVQRLRLGVSVHSIDEAKIAEERGADYLFFGHVYSTNSKPDLEPRGLYALAEVCSGVSIPVMAIGGIEPGNIHAIRSAGAQGVAVISNVWASDSPDRAAALLRQAIVGTESLSR from the coding sequence TTGTGTTTTCATAGCATTCACGCATGGAAGGAGATGAACAGTACGGTATTTTCTCATGAACATGTACACGGATCATTTGAACTGCATGTTGTATCTACGGGTGCAGGGGATCAAGCATCTTTTGTAAAAGCTGCAAAGGACGTTTGGCCATGGGTGGACTATATTCACATACGAGAAAAACAACTCACATGGCAAGACAAGATCGGTTGGGCTGAAAGTCTGCTTAGCATTGGCGTTCCATCTTGTCGCATTGTTATAAATGGTTCAGAGCTGCCACCACAGAATGACATCTATGGCGGTGTACATTGGGGGCAAGATGCGATACGTAACTATAACCCAGCTGTTATAAGCAATGTGCAGCGACTTCGTCTGGGTGTATCTGTTCATTCAATCGATGAGGCAAAAATCGCTGAAGAACGGGGAGCCGATTACCTTTTCTTCGGGCATGTCTACTCAACCAACAGTAAGCCTGATCTTGAACCAAGAGGATTATATGCTCTGGCTGAAGTGTGCTCTGGTGTCTCCATTCCTGTCATGGCGATTGGGGGCATCGAACCGGGAAACATTCACGCTATTCGTTCTGCAGGCGCACAGGGAGTCGCTGTGATCTCGAATGTGTGGGCGAGCGATTCCCCGGATCGGGCGGCTGCATTATTAAGGCAGGCTATCGTTGGTACAGAAAGTTTGAGCCGCTGA
- a CDS encoding ThiF family adenylyltransferase → MTDQITSSEQADRYSRQERYAPLGKEGQARLSDSRVLIVGAGALGTGIAETLVRSGVGHLTIVDRDYVEWSNLQRQQLYVEQDAIERIPKAMAAEKRLSAINSTVHVEGKVLDVRVDELEELVQHTDLIMDATDNFDTRLLINDMAQKHRIPWIYGGCVGSYGITYTFMPGDTPCLNCLLGEVPLGGDTCDTSGIIPQAVQMVTANQTAEAMKLLSGNVNALRRKLLSFDVWRNEYISINVDGAKKQDCSSCGTSATYPYLSASNLEKTDVLCGRDTVQIRPARRMNLDLKHTAERLDRLQEGKVESNPFLVSFTTGVYRMVIFQDGRVLVHGTKDTAEARTLVHRYFG, encoded by the coding sequence ATGACAGATCAAATAACATCTTCCGAGCAGGCTGATCGTTATTCCAGACAGGAACGTTACGCGCCACTTGGCAAGGAAGGCCAGGCCAGATTGAGTGACAGCAGAGTTTTAATTGTAGGCGCTGGCGCACTCGGAACAGGAATTGCAGAAACGTTAGTTCGTTCAGGAGTCGGACACCTAACGATTGTGGATCGTGATTATGTGGAGTGGAGTAACCTGCAGCGACAGCAATTATATGTAGAACAGGACGCAATTGAACGGATTCCGAAGGCAATGGCGGCGGAAAAACGGTTATCTGCCATTAATTCCACGGTTCATGTGGAAGGGAAAGTGTTGGATGTTAGAGTAGATGAGTTGGAAGAACTCGTTCAGCATACAGACTTGATCATGGATGCAACGGATAATTTTGATACCCGACTACTCATTAATGATATGGCACAGAAACACCGTATTCCCTGGATTTATGGTGGATGTGTAGGAAGTTACGGCATTACCTATACGTTTATGCCTGGAGATACGCCATGTTTAAATTGTTTGCTCGGTGAAGTCCCTCTGGGTGGAGATACCTGTGATACGTCTGGCATCATACCTCAAGCCGTACAGATGGTAACGGCGAATCAGACCGCAGAAGCGATGAAGTTACTTAGTGGCAATGTAAATGCATTGAGACGTAAGTTATTGTCATTTGACGTGTGGAGGAACGAATACATATCCATCAATGTGGATGGTGCGAAAAAGCAAGACTGTTCTTCCTGCGGCACTTCGGCAACGTATCCATATCTTTCTGCGTCCAATCTGGAGAAAACCGATGTGTTATGTGGCAGGGACACCGTTCAGATCCGACCTGCACGGCGTATGAATCTGGATCTTAAACATACGGCAGAACGTCTGGATAGACTTCAAGAAGGAAAAGTGGAATCCAATCCGTTTCTGGTTTCTTTTACAACAGGGGTCTATAGAATGGTCATTTTCCAAGATGGACGTGTTCTTGTTCACGGAACAAAAGATACAGCTGAGGCACGTACACTCGTTCACCGCTACTTTGGTTGA
- the thiO gene encoding glycine oxidase ThiO translates to MKKIITDRPDKIHAETIIVGGGVVGCAIAYELASRGQDVLLLERSAIAGGTSCAAAGMLAADSEDFAHPLMAKLARQSRQLLTEQQVLMATLSEVETGLQRQGFLTPFRSYSELSSYKDNRKSALSSSADEMWWDRSVVQQEASWLNRDTYGAYYRPHESEILPVHLTKAYAESAQAIGARVMEDIQDIRVQANEHGVQGITTSIGEMRCKHVIIAAGLQSEELMRHVNLSLPVWSVKGEIAAVQFSDEHAGYRPDRTVYAEDIYIVPKANGEVWLGATSLPGRTDLNVSVQGVQKLLTAATHWVPGMKEAQFIRAWAGVRPGTPDGLPYIGACKSIPGLFAAFGHYRNGILLSAITGRLIAELLAGKSSEELGIEALSPERLNRKGVVQ, encoded by the coding sequence ATGAAGAAGATCATTACTGATAGACCGGATAAGATTCATGCAGAAACGATTATTGTAGGCGGAGGCGTTGTTGGATGTGCCATCGCATATGAGCTTGCTTCCCGTGGACAGGATGTGCTGTTGCTGGAGCGTTCGGCGATTGCAGGAGGCACTTCTTGCGCAGCAGCTGGAATGCTGGCGGCCGACAGTGAGGATTTTGCTCATCCTTTGATGGCTAAGCTTGCCAGGCAGAGTAGACAGTTACTTACCGAGCAACAAGTGCTAATGGCTACACTCAGTGAGGTAGAGACTGGTCTGCAACGCCAGGGATTCCTAACTCCTTTTCGTTCATACAGTGAATTAAGTAGTTATAAGGACAATCGGAAGTCTGCGTTGTCTAGTTCTGCTGATGAGATGTGGTGGGATCGTTCCGTTGTGCAACAGGAGGCATCATGGCTTAACAGAGATACGTATGGAGCCTATTACAGACCTCACGAGAGTGAGATTCTCCCAGTCCACCTAACGAAGGCGTACGCCGAATCCGCTCAAGCAATAGGAGCACGGGTAATGGAGGACATACAGGATATACGTGTGCAAGCAAACGAACACGGTGTGCAGGGAATCACCACATCGATCGGTGAGATGAGATGCAAACATGTCATTATAGCGGCTGGATTACAGAGTGAAGAGTTGATGAGACATGTGAATCTGAGCTTGCCTGTGTGGTCGGTAAAAGGTGAAATAGCCGCCGTTCAGTTCTCAGATGAACATGCAGGGTACAGACCTGATAGAACGGTGTATGCAGAGGATATCTATATTGTTCCCAAAGCCAATGGCGAAGTTTGGCTCGGTGCAACCAGTCTGCCAGGCAGAACGGATTTGAACGTTTCTGTACAGGGTGTTCAGAAGCTGCTAACAGCGGCTACCCACTGGGTGCCTGGGATGAAAGAAGCACAATTTATACGAGCGTGGGCAGGCGTAAGACCGGGAACTCCCGATGGACTGCCTTATATAGGTGCTTGCAAGAGTATACCCGGGTTGTTCGCCGCCTTTGGACATTACCGCAACGGTATCTTGCTTAGTGCGATAACAGGCAGGCTTATCGCTGAGTTGCTCGCTGGCAAAAGCTCAGAAGAACTCGGAATTGAGGCGCTGAGCCCTGAGCGATTGAACAGAAAGGGAGTGGTGCAGTGA
- the thiS gene encoding sulfur carrier protein ThiS: protein MNIIVNGQRMEIEDRLNRVDKLLQSFDLQVKTVVVELNRHILTREHHESTALREGDRIEIVHFVGGG from the coding sequence GTGAATATCATCGTTAATGGTCAACGGATGGAGATTGAAGACAGATTGAATCGTGTGGATAAATTGCTCCAATCTTTTGACCTGCAAGTCAAGACTGTAGTTGTTGAGCTGAACAGGCATATCTTAACGCGTGAGCACCATGAGTCAACAGCATTAAGAGAAGGCGATCGAATTGAGATTGTACATTTTGTAGGAGGCGGTTGA
- a CDS encoding thiazole synthase produces the protein MLNIGKYTFESRLLLGTGKFSDLEVQSQAVEASETEVLTFAVRRLNLEERNQKHFLDTLDLDKYTLLPNTAGASTAEEAVRIAELARASGLCDMIKVEVIGDGMTLLPDPIETYKACEILLEKGFTVLPYISDDVILAKRLQLLGVHAVMPGASPIGAGRGIINPYNLEIIIEQAVVPVIVDAGLRSPKDAAYAMELGADGVLLNTAVSGSGDPVSMAKAMRLGVEAGRLAYEAGMIPIKRYAAASSPVEGMVHT, from the coding sequence ATGTTGAACATTGGTAAATATACGTTTGAGTCCAGATTGTTGCTCGGAACAGGCAAGTTTTCGGATCTGGAAGTGCAAAGTCAGGCTGTGGAAGCATCTGAAACGGAAGTTTTGACCTTTGCTGTTCGTCGTCTGAATCTGGAGGAACGCAACCAGAAGCATTTCCTGGATACGTTGGATCTGGACAAATACACTCTTCTTCCGAATACGGCGGGGGCTTCCACTGCGGAAGAGGCGGTGCGAATTGCCGAGCTTGCGCGGGCTTCAGGACTTTGTGATATGATAAAAGTCGAAGTCATAGGAGATGGAATGACGTTACTCCCAGATCCGATTGAAACGTACAAGGCTTGCGAAATTTTGCTTGAAAAGGGCTTCACGGTATTGCCTTATATTTCGGATGATGTCATTCTGGCCAAAAGGCTGCAATTGCTTGGCGTACATGCTGTAATGCCTGGCGCTTCTCCCATCGGAGCTGGCAGAGGCATCATCAATCCCTATAACCTTGAGATCATCATTGAGCAGGCCGTTGTACCTGTGATTGTAGATGCAGGGTTGCGCTCCCCAAAAGATGCTGCTTATGCGATGGAACTTGGTGCAGATGGTGTATTGTTAAATACAGCCGTATCCGGATCAGGCGATCCAGTGAGCATGGCTAAAGCGATGCGATTGGGGGTAGAAGCGGGCAGATTGGCATATGAGGCAGGCATGATTCCCATAAAGCGTTATGCAGCAGCCAGTAGTCCGGTGGAAGGAATGGTTCATACATGA